The following coding sequences are from one Maniola hyperantus chromosome 7, iAphHyp1.2, whole genome shotgun sequence window:
- the PheRS-m gene encoding probable phenylalanine--tRNA ligase, mitochondrial, whose product MKILFRSNRLYLRFINKNYSTAPKSLATVNVNGKEYRTDDYTNITSKISSYINRNLHLKKDNPLSLVRQRIVNYFYGSFTHGGNPSFSVYDNLSPIVTSRQNFDDLLIPEDHPSRAKSDCYYINSSTLLRAHMTAHQSELLRAGLDNFLMIGDVYRRDEIDSTHFPVFHQIDAVRLQRKYDLFENHPDLDIFEPSFDPSNPHTYTNSISNPTKQSCHTLEATKLMEGQLKNHLIGMVKVLFGDDIKCRWVNAYFPFTHPSWELEIYYENNWMEVLGCGIMRNEILANAGPNNSIAYAFGLGLERLAMVLYKIPDIRLLWSTDSGFLSQFQDKDVNASIEYKPVSSYPQCTNDLSFWLPPTLTIDTFMSNDFYDLVRDIGGDVVEQVKLKDKFVHPKTNKHSLCYSIVYRHLERTLTQAEVNKIHEEIASAAVSTFNVVIR is encoded by the exons ATGAAGATTCTATTTAGAAGCAACCGATTATATTTAAGatttatcaataaaaattatagtACCGCACCGAAATCTTTAGCCACTGTAAATGTAAATGGAAAGGAGTACCGTACGGATGATTACACAAATATAACATCTAAGATATCGTCGTATATAAATAGAAATTTGCACTTGAAGAAAGATAACCCACTTTCCTTAGTTCGTCAGCGAATCGTCAATTATTTTTATGGTTCGTTTACGCATGGAGGTAACCCCAGTTTCAGCGTGTACGATAATTTGTCCCCCATAGTCACTTCTCGTCAAAATTTCGATGATTTACTTATTCCGGAAGATCACCCAAGTAGAGCAAAGTCTGATTGTTATTACATTAATTCTTCGACGCTCCTACGAGCTCATATGACTGCGCATCAAAGCGAGCTGCTGAGAGCAGGTCTGGATAACTTTTTGATGATTGGAGACGTTTACAGACGAGATGAAATAGATTCCACACATTTTCCTGTATTTCATCAA ATAGATGCAGTGAGATTACAACGAAAATATGATCTTTTCGAAAACCATCCAGACTTAGACATATTTGAGCCAAGCTTTGATCCATCGAATCCACATACATACACCAATTCAATCTCCAACCCAACAAAGCAGAGCTGTCACACTTTGGAAGCAACTAAGTTAATGGAGGGGCAACTAAAAAACCACCTTATTGGTATGGTAAAAGTTCTATTTGGAGATGATATAAAATGCAGATGGGTCAATGCCTATTTTCCTTTTACCCATCCATCGTGGGAGTTAGAGATTTATTATGAAAACAATTGGATGGAGGTTTTAGGATGTGGCATAATGAGAAATGAAATCTTAGCCAATGCTGGACCAAATAATAGTATAGCTTATGCATTTGGCTTGGGCTTAGAAAGGCTTGCTATGGTACTATACAAAATCCCAGATATAAGGTTATTGTGGAGTACAGATTCCGGCTTTTTAAGCCAGTTTCAGGACAAAGATGTTAATGCGAGTATTGAATATAAGCCAGTGTCGAGTTATCCACAGTGTACAAATGATTTGTCATTCTGGTTGCCACCAACGTTGACGATAGATACTTTTATGAGCAATGATTTTTATGATTTAGTCAGAGATATTGGTGGGGATGTGGTGGAACAG GTTAAACTAAAAGACAAGTTCGTCCACCCAAAGACAAACAAGCACAGCCTGTGTTACAGCATAGTGTACCGACACCTGGAGCGCACGTTGACTCAGGCCGAGGTCAACAAGATACATGAAGAGATTGCTAGCGCGGCGGTTAGCACTTTTAATGTAGTCATTAGataa